Genomic window (Staphylococcus debuckii):
TTTGAACATAAGCTTCAACAGATTCCTCATGCAAATGTTTATCTTCCAAATCCCCGAAAAATAAACTGCCTGAACGACTTATGCGTCCCTTATCAGGTACAACTTCCCCAGCTAAGATTCTGCCTATAAGTGTTTTAGATGCACCAGGTTCTCCAATAACACCTAATGACTCACCTTGATACAGATAGAGTGACACATTGTTCAACTCAATATCTTCAGCATCATAACCATAAGGCAAATACCATTTTTTTCGATTCTTTTTGCGATAGTAATGCGTAATATTCAGTAACTTTAATACAATTGAACTCGCCATATCTGCTTACATCCTTCTATAATTTTAATAATGCGACTGGGATGCCTGTTTCTCGCTCAGCGCTATGCAAAATTTTTCCCCAAGCAAAAATGCCTTTCATGCGATCTACACGCATATAGCGTTTTGTGCCGTCATTTAATTCATATAATTTACCAAATTCAATTTTACTTTGGTCTACCAAATA
Coding sequences:
- a CDS encoding DUF1811 family protein, coding for MSEKSLSKMEKSEILDEIQKYKEKMRKAEMNGILNEYDVYRTKVIIAESYLVDQSKIEFGKLYELNDGTKRYMRVDRMKGIFAWGKILHSAERETGIPVALLKL